From a region of the Mercurialis annua linkage group LG1-X, ddMerAnnu1.2, whole genome shotgun sequence genome:
- the LOC126661979 gene encoding uncharacterized protein LOC126661979: protein MDGAKSKDKERNKKRKGSPDGEEDNGNSGGGGVLETTKADRSVWLMKCPVVVAKSWKSQSSSSDSLPVAKVVLSLDPLSSDDSSSLQFTMEMAQSENSNIPKSYSLNMFKDFVPMSVFSETTQGKVATEGKVEHKFDMKPHEENIEEYGRLCRERTNKSMIKNRQIQVIDNDRGVHMRPMAAMIGFISSGSKDKKKTAPVKQSDVKRTRRDRGELEDIMFKLFERQPNWALKQLVQETDQPAQFLKEILNELCVYNKRGTNQGTYELKPEYKKSVEDTGAE, encoded by the exons atggatggTGCGAAGTCCAAAGACaaagaaagaaacaaaaagagaaaaggaaGTCCAGATGGGGAGGAAGATAACGGTAACAGTGGCGGCGGCGGCGTACTGGAAACGACGAAGGCGGATAGATCGGTGTGGCTGATGAAGTGTCCAGTAGTAGTAGCAAAGTCATGGAAAAGTCAATCCTCTTCCTCAGATTCTCTCCCTGTCGCTAAGGTTGTTCTCTCCCTTGATCCACTCAGCTCTGATGATTCCTCTTCTCTTCAg TTCACTATGGAGATGGCACAGAGTGAGAATAGCAATATACCCAAGAGTTATTCTCTAAACATGTTTAAAGACTTTGTTCCTATGTCTGTCTTTTCCGAGACAACTCAAG GAAAAGTTGCTACAGAAGGAAAAGTGGAACATAAATTTGACATGAAGCCCCATGAGGAAAACATTGAGGAGTATGGCAGATTGTGCCGTGAAAGAACGAACAAGTCCATGATTAAGAATAGGCAAATACAA GTGATCGACAATGACCGAGGAGTGCACATGAGACCCATGGCTGCAATGATTGGCTTCATTTCATCTGGCTCTAAG GATAAAAAGAAAACAGCACCAGTTAAACAGTCAGATGTGAAGAGAACCAGGAGGGATCGTGGGGAATTGGAGGATATCATGTTCAAGCTATTTGAAAGACAACCAAATTGGGCATTGAAGCAACTTGTACAAGAAACTGATCAACCTGCG CAATTCTTGAAGGAGATACTAAATGAGCTTTGCGTGTATAATAAGCGGGGCACGAATCAAGGAACTTATGAGCTTAAGCCAGAATACAAGAAATCTGTTGAGGATACTGGTGCTGAATAa
- the LOC126661976 gene encoding cysteine protease RD19A-like, with translation MEHCYFVSLILFAFVLSSTIASTVTSDNPDDVPLIRQVVPEDDHLLNAEHHFSLFKSKFGKKYATQEEHDFRFTVFQSNLRRAKKHQKIDPTAVHGVTKFSDLTPREFRRQYLGLKKLRLPADAHQAPILPTDNIPEDFDWREQGAVTGVKNQGGCGSCWSFSAVGALEGAHFLATGELVSLSEQQLVDCDHECDSTESDSCDSGCNGGLMTNAFEYTLKAGGLEREENYPYTGRDGGPCKFDKTKIVASVSNFSVVSIDEEQIAANLVKNGPLAVGINAAYMQTYMGGVSCPYICIKRQDHGVVLVGYGAAGYAPIRFKNKPFWIIKNSWGENWGENGYYRICRGRNICGVDAMVSTVVAAVHTDNEK, from the exons ATGGAGCACTGTTACTTTGTTTCTCTCATCCTTTTCGCTTTCGTACTATCATCTACCATCGCGTCCACTGTAACTTCCGATAACCCCGACGACGTTCCTTTGATTCGTCAAGTAGTACCTGAAGATGATCATCTCTTGAACGCAGAGCATCATTTTAGTCTCTTCAAATCTAAATTCGGAAAAAAATACGCTACTCAGGAGGAACATGATTTCAGATTCACAGTGTTTCAATCTAATCTACGACGAGCTAAAAAGCACCAGAAGATAGATCCTACGGCGGTTCACGGTGTCACCAAGTTCTCGGACCTGACGCCACGTGAGTTTCGCCGCCAGTATCTCGGCTTGAAGAAGCTTCGTCTTCCTGCTGATGCTCACCAGGCTCCGATTCTTCCTACTGACAATATTCCTGAAGATTTTGACTGGCGTGAGCAGGGTGCTGTTACTGGCGTTAAGAACCAG GGAGGATGCGGATCGTGCTGGTCGTTTAGTGCAGTCGGAGCTTTGGAAGGAGCTCATTTTTTAGCAACAGGGGAGCTAGTGAGCTTAAGCGAACAACAGCTTGTGGATTGTGACCATGAG TGCGATTCAACAGAATCTGATTCATGCGATTCAGGCTGTAACGGTGGCTTGATGACCAATGCATTTGAGTACACACTGAAGGCCGGTGGACTAGAGCGAGAGGAGAATTATCCTTATACTGGAAGGGATGGTGGCCCTTGCAAATTTGACAAAACGAAAATTGTTGCATCTGTTAGTAACTTCAGTGTCGTTTCCATTGATGAAGAACAAATTGCTGCAAATTTAGTAAAGAATGGTCCACTTGCAG TGGGGATCAATGCAGCTTATATGCAGACATACATGGGAGGAGTTTCCTGCCCATACATTTGCATAAAGCGTCAGGATCATGGGGTGGTCCTTGTGGGATATGGAGCTGCAGGTTATGCTCCTATCCGGTTTAAGAACAAGCCTTTCTGGATTATCAAGAACTCATGGGGTGAAAATTGGGGAGAGAATGGATATTACAGAATATGCAGGGGCCGCAATATCTGTGGAGTTGACGCAATGGTCTCAACTGTTGTTGCTGCTGTTCACACAGACAATGAGAAATGA
- the LOC126673794 gene encoding uncharacterized protein LOC126673794 — protein MTSNIAESLNAAIKAARELPITTLLESLRRLMQEWSYANRNIAICTFTKLTNKAEHELRNHYASSLRMKASTSVRGLHSVEDGDKTFIVKLNERTCTCCRFQLDEMPCPHAIAILSKLHQEPYQYCSDFFTKENMLATYEGVVYPMPSQNNWDLPASVESMEVLPPIGAIPAGRPKKRRITGPNEIKKTNQCGRCKQRGHNKKTCKNIPK, from the exons ATGACATCGAATATCGCCGAGTCTTTGAATGCAGCAATCAAGGCAGCTAGGGAATTACCAATAACAACGCTCCTGGAAAGTTTGAGACGTTTGATGCAAGAATGGAGTTATGCTAACAGAAATATTGCAATTTGTACATTTACTAAGCTTACAAACAAAGCAGAACATGAACTCAGAAATCACTATGCATCATCTTTAAGAATGAAG GCTTCAACATCTGTTAGAGGTTTGCACAGTGTGGAAGATGGTGATAAAACCTTTATAGTAAAACTTAATGAAAGAACATGCACATGCTGCAGATTTCAATTGGATGAAATGCCATGTCCACATGCTATTGCTATATTGAGCAAACTACACCAAGAACCATATCAATACTGCTCAGACTTTTTCACTAAAGAAAATATGCTTGCCACATATGAAGGAGTTGTCTATCCAATGCCTAGCCAAAATAATTGGGATTTACCTGCCAGTGTTGAAAGTATGGAAGTTCTTCCGCCAATAGGAGCAATTCCAGCAGGAAGaccaaagaaaagaagaatcacAGGACCAAATGAAATAAAGAAGACAAATCAGTGTGGAAGATGCAAACAAAGAGGACATAATAAGAAGACATGtaaaaatataccaaaataa
- the LOC126673781 gene encoding protein FAR1-RELATED SEQUENCE 5-like, whose amino-acid sequence MDDKRQATASIIGEHIKMKFLDIKTIYTPADIIADIQRDFGIVLSYNRAWRSKVKALNQIRGSPRDSYSILPGYLHMLLQTNPGSVVDLHTTDENKFVYMFMALDASIKGWRYCRPIIVVDGTFLKSNYGGTLITASTQDGNGKIFPLAFAIVDSENDDSWEYFFLKLKEAFGGRNGLCIVSDRHLSILNGVKKVFPEASHAICMYHLLSNIKSKFKHDPDTLRDCFYGAARSYTTKGFDYYMKELDAINAGIQKYLTDIGIEKWARAHCKANRYD is encoded by the coding sequence ATGGATGACAAAAGGCAAGCAACAGCTTCAATAATAGGGGAACATATAAAAATGAAGTTCTTGGATATAAAAACAATCTATACTCCAGCTGATATTATTGCAGATATTCAGAGAGATTTTGGGATTGTTTTGAGTTACAATAGGGCATGGAGGTCAAAAGTAAAGGCACTAAACCAAATTAGAGGCAGTCCGCGCGACTCGTATTCAATTTTGCCTGGATATTTGCACATGCTTCTACAAACTAATCCAGGGTCAGTTGTGGATCTTCATACAACTGATGAAAACAAATTTGTATATATGTTTATGGCTCTAGATGCTTCTATTAAAGGTTGGAGATACTGTAGACCAATAATTGTAGTAGATGGAACATTTTTGAAGTCAAACTACGGTGGAACATTAATAACAGCAAGTACACAAGACGGAAATGGTAAGATTTTCCCCCTTGCTTTTGCAATTGTTGATTCCGAAAACGATGATTCCtgggaatatttttttttaaaattgaaagaagCATTTGGTGGAAGAAATGGGCTGTGTATTGTTTCAGATAGGCATTTGAGTATATTGAATGGGGTCAAAAAGGTTTTTCCTGAAGCAAGTCATGCAATATGTATGTACCATTTGCTAAGTAACATCAAATCAAAGTTCAAACACGATCCGGATACATTGAGAGACTGTTTCTATGGAGCTGCAAGATCATACACAACTAAGGGATTTGACTACTACATGAAAGAGCTTGATGCCATTAATGCCGGAATTCAAAAGTACCTAACAGATATTGGGATCGAGAAGTGGGCAAGAGCACATTGTAAAGCTAATAGGTATGactaa
- the LOC126673802 gene encoding histone H3.2-like, translated as MARTKQTARKSTGGKAPRKQLATKAARKSAPATGGVKKPHRFRPGTVALREIRKYQKSTELLIRKLPFQRLVREIAQDFKTDLRFQSSAVAALQEAAEAYLVGLFEDTNLCAIHAKRVTIMPKDIQLARRIRGVITYG; from the coding sequence ATGGCTCGCACAAAGCAAACAGCAAGGAAATCAACCGGAGGCAAAGCCCCAAGGAAGCAGCTGGCAACAAAAGCAGCTCGCAAATCTGCACCAGCCACCGGAGGAGTGAAGAAGCCTCACAGATTTAGGCCAGGAACTGTTGCACTCAGAGAGATCAGGAAGTATCAGAAGAGCACCGAACTCTTGATCCGCAAGCTCCCTTTCCAGAGGCTGGTTAGAGAAATCGCTCAGGATTTTAAAACCGATCTGCGATTCCAGAGCAGCGCTGTTGCAGCTCTACAGGAGGCCGCTGAGGCTTACCTAGTTGGGCTCTTTGAGGACACTAATCTGTGCGCTATTCATGCCAAGAGGGTTACCATCATGCCCAAAGATATCCAGTTGGCTCGTAGAATTAGGGGTGTGATAACATACGGATAA